A DNA window from Aphelocoma coerulescens isolate FSJ_1873_10779 chromosome 7, UR_Acoe_1.0, whole genome shotgun sequence contains the following coding sequences:
- the MBD5 gene encoding methyl-CpG-binding domain protein 5 isoform X1 gives MNGGKECDGGDTDGGPPAVQVPVGWQRRVDQSGVLYISPSGSLLSCLEQVKTYLLTDGTCKCGLECPLVLPKVFNFDPGAAVKQRTAEDVKADEDVTKLCIHKRKIIAVATLHKSMEAPHPSLVLTSPGGGTSATPVVPTRAATPRSMRNKSHEGITNSVMPECKTPFKLMMGASNAMGRLYVQEMAGSQQAELHPAYPRQRLGSNELGQKSPYRGSHGGMPSPASSGSQIYGDGSISPRTDPLGSPDVFTRNNPSFHGAPNSSPIHMTRTPLSPPSVMLHGSPIQSSCAMAGRTNIPLSPTLTTKSPVMKKPLCNFSAGMEIPRAMFHHKPPQGPPPPPPPPSCALQKKPLTSEKDPLGILDPIPSKPVNQNPVIMNPTTFHSSVHSQVPVMNVSMPPAVVPLPSNLPLPTVKPAHMNHGSHVQRVQHSASTSLSPSPVTSPVHMMASGIGRIEASPQRSRSSSTSSDHGNFLLPPVGPQSSCSGIKVPPRSPRSTIGSPRPSMPSSPSTKHDGLNQYKDIPNPLIAGMSNVLNPPNNAVFPAASAGSGSLKSQPGLLGMPLNQILNQHNAASFPASSLLSAAAKAQLANQNKLAGNNNNSSSNSGPVASGGSTEGHSTLNPMFPPAANVLLPTTEGQSGRAALRDKLMSQQKDPLRKRKQPTTTVLSLLRQSQLDSSGVSKAGSDLIRKPSQSSFPISSMSQLLQSMSCQSSHGSSNSSSGCGSSSSALPCPGTQLHLAEPALGSGGLAAPLAPGLPLRGEGLPCPSTNPGFGPAAGPAPSNHLAGLLNQMQASGSCGMLPQPGMALGNSLHPNPPQARLQAPSTPVIPNSIGSSCNQTSPEAGGSGPSSSIAIAGTSQAAITKTTSVLQDGVIVTTAAGTPLQQGQLPMGGEFPFAGHEHSLHFPQNSSSNNNLPHPLNQNLLNSLPLSLPVNQQHLLNQNLLNILQPSAGEGKSEVNLNPLGFLNPNVNAALAFLSGDMDGQVLQPVHFQLLAALLQNQAQAAAMLPMPSFNVTISDLLQQQNPPVPSVTQLPAPPEPLPDSSRVESLLSNPIPSFPGADPASNPLLLPAASGASALMALNPQLVGGVLSSGSHPEVSIATSSQATTTTTTTSSAVAALSVSALGGGTAVVSMAETLLNISSGAGSAPGPAKLNSNSAVPQLLNPLLGTGLLGEMSSLNTTLNNHQLSHLQSLLNNNQMFPSNQQQQQQQQQQQHLLQGYQNVQGFQGQPQIPGPANNPNPMACLFQNFQVRMQEDAAVLNKRMINQMGMAPVPESSNTLLPPFQEPPCDLQQRPDPSLAQQAKENPNAAAAAGDASVDAIYKAVVDAASKGVPVVITTAGSSSAQPSPIPALSAMSAFTASIGDPLNLSSAVSAVIHGRGAAAEHEGRARNARGTRVLKNSEHGKNSSEGDGYEYYKSATCNTPKKQWEGEQSPVGEINRWKCEEFLEHSAHIHSSPCHERPNNISTLPLLQGEQHQALLAQRNCQSEKMLEENFRYNNYKRTMMSFKERLENTVERCAHINGNRPQQNRGFGELLNTSKQDLILEEQSPSSSNSLESSLVKDYIHYNGDFNAKSINGCVPSPSDAKSISSEEDLRNPDSPSSHELIHYRPRTFNVGDLVWGQIKGLTAWPGKLGREEEVHNSCQQNAEEGKVEPEKLKTLTEGLEAFSRARKRNRKSGKLNNHLEAAIHEAMSELDKMSGNVHQIPQGDRQVKPPKLKRRKISR, from the exons atgaaTGGTGGGAAGGAGTGTGACGGAGGGGACACGGATGGAGGGCCACCAGCAGTGCAAGTTCCCGTTGGTTGGCAGCGGAGGGTGGACCAAAGTGGAGTTCTCTACATCAG TCCCAGTGGGTCTTTATTATCCTGCTTGGAGCAGGTGAAGACTTACTTGCTGACTGATGGAACGTGCAAGTGTGGCCTAGAATGTCCTCTTGTTCTTCCCAAG GTCTTTAATTTTgatcctggagctgctgtgaagCAGAGAACTGCTGAAGATGTTAAAGCGGACGAAGATGTCACCAAACTATGCATTCACAAAAGGAAAATCATTGCTGTGGCTACACTTCATAAAAGCATGGAAGCACCACATCCTTCACTGGTTCTAACTAGTCCTGGTGGTGGAACAA GTGCAACGCCGGTAGTTCCCACTCGAGCAGCAACTCCAAGGTCGATGAGGAATAAATCACATGAAGGAATTACAAATTCTGTGATGCCGGAATGTAAGACTCCTTTCAAGTTGATGATGGGGGCATCTAATGCCATGGGTAGGCTTTATGTGCAAGAAATGGCTGGAAGCCAGCAAGCAGAGCTCCATCCTGCCTATCCCAGGCAGAGATTGGGGAGCAATGAACTGGGGCAGAAGTCTCCGTACCGCGGCAGTCACGGGGGGATGCCCAGCCCGGCGTCATCGGGGTCGCAGATCTACGGGGACGGCTCCATCTCTCCCAGGACTGACCCGCTCGGAAGCCCCGATGTCTTCACAAGGAACAATCCCAGTTTTCATGGAGCACCCAACTCCAGTCCTATCCACATGACCAGGACGCCTCTGTCCCCGCCGTCAGTCATGCTCCACGGCTCTCCCATACAGTCATCCTGTGCAATGGCTGGAAGGACTAATATACCTCTGTCCCCTACCCTGACCACCAAGAGCCCAGTAATGAAAAAACCCCTGTGTAACTTTTCAGCTGGTATGGAAATACCACGAGCAATGTTCCACCATAAACCCCCCCAAGgcccacccccaccccctccaccGCCTTCTTGTGCTCTTCAGAAAAAGCCATTAACATCCGAGAAGGATCCTCTTGGCATACTGGACCCAATTCCCAGCAAACCGGTGAACCAGAACCCCGTGATCATGAACCCCACCACTTTCCACTCGAGTGTCCACTCTCAGGTACCCGTGATGAATGTAAGCATGCCCCCCGCCGTGGTGCCCCTGCCCAGCAACCTGCCCCTGCCCACTGTCAAACCCGCCCACATGAACCATGGCAGTCACGTCCAAAGGGTTCAGCACTCGGCTTCAACGTCCCTGTCCCCCTCGCCGGTGACGTCCCCCGTTCACATGATGGCATCCGGCATCGGAAGGATCGAGGCTTCTCCCCAAAGATCGCGTTCTTCTTCCACCTCGTCCGATCACGGAAACTTCCTGCTGCCTCCAGTAGGGCCACAGTCATCCTGTAGTGGTATCAAAGTCCCTCCCAGGTCCCCGAGGTCAACCATAGGGTCACCGAGGCCGTCTATGCCATCCAGCCCTTCCACCAAGCACGATGGACTTAATCAATACAAGGACATCCCTAACCCATTAATTGCTGGAATGAGTAATGTATTAAATCCTCCAAACAATGCAGTTTTTCCCGCTGCATCGGCTGGAAGCGGTTCCTTGAAGAGTCAGCCTGGTTTGCTGGGAATGCCTTTAAATCAGATCTTGAACCAGCACAACGCTGCCTCTTTTCCAGCAAGCAGTTTActctcagcagcagccaaagcacAGCTAGCAAATCAAAATAAACTTGCTGGTAACAACAATAACAGCAGTAGCAATTCTGGACCTGTTGCCAGCGGCGGCAGCACCGAAGGACACAGCACTTTAAATCCCATGTTCCCTCCTGCTGCCAACGTGCTCCTCCCCACCACGGAAGGGCAGAGTGGCCGGGCAGCACTGAGAGATAAATTGATGTCTCAGCAAAAGGATCCTCTGAGGAAAAGGAAGCAGCCGACCACCACGGTGCTGAGCTTGCTGAGACAGTCTCAGTTGGACAGCTCTGGGGTTTCCAAAGCTGGCTCTGATTTGATAAGAAAGCCAAGTCAAAGCTCCTTCCCCATCAGCTCCATGTCGCAGCTCCTGCAGTCCATGAGTTGTCAGAGCTCCCACGGGAGCAGCAATAGTTCCTCGGGCTGCGGGAGCTCCAGCagcgccctgccctgccccggcaCCCAGCTGCACCTGGCAGAGCCTGCGCTGGGCTCGGGCGGCCTGGCGGCCCCgctggccccggggctgcccctgcgcggggaggggctgccctgccccagcaccaACCCCGGCTtcggccccgccgccggcccggccccctCCAACCACCTGGCCGGGCTCCTCAACCAGATGCAGGCCAGCGGGAGCTGCGGGATGCTCCCCCAGCCAGGAATGGCCTTAGGAAACTCCTTACATCCCAACCCACCTCAGGCCAGACTCCAAGCACCCTCCACTCCAGTGATCCCAAACAGCATTGGGAGCAGCTGTAATCAAACGAGTCCTGAAGCAG GGGGTTCGGGACCGTCGTCATCGATAGCCATCGCTGGCACCAGCCAAGCTGCCATCACCAAGACCACATCTGTGCTCCAGGATGGTGTCATTGTCACCACTGCAGCTGGGACCCCTCTGCAGCAGGGCCAGCTGCCCATGGGGGGTGAGTTCCCCTTCGCTGGCCACGAACACTCGCTCCACTTCCCGCAGAACAGCTCTTCAAACAACAATCTGCCACATCCTCTGAATCAGAACCTCCTCAATTCCCTGCCTCTCTCTCTGCCGGTGAATCAGCAACATCTCCTAAACCAGAATCTCTTAAATATCCTCCAGCCTTCAGCAGGAGAAGGCAAGTCTGAGGTCAACCTCAACCCTTTAGGTTTTCTGAACCCGAATGTCAATGCTGCTTTAGCGTTCCTCTCCGGTGACATGGACGGGCAGGTTCTGCAGCCCGTGCacttccagctgctggcagcGCTGCTCCAGAAccaggcccaggcagctgccatGCTCCCCATGCCATCCTTCAACGTGACCATCTCCgatctgctgcagcagcagaaccccCCCGTGCCCTCGGTCACGCAGCTGCCGGCCCCCCCCGAGCCCCTGCCCGACAGCAGCAGGGTGGAGAGCCTCCTGTCCAACCCCATTCCCAGCTTTCCGGGCGCCGACCCCGCTTCCAATCCCCTGCTCCTGCCCGCCGCCTCCGGGGCCTCGGCGCTCATGGCCCTGAACCCCCAGCTGGTGGGGGGTGTCCTGAGCTCCGGCAGCCATCCCGAGGTGTCCATAGCCACCTCCTCCCaggccaccaccaccaccaccaccacgtCCTCGGCGGTGGCAGCGCTGTCGGTGTCGGCCCTGGGCGGGGGCACGGCCGTGGTGTCCATGGCGGAGACGCTGCTGAACATATCCAGTGGTGCCGGGAGCGCGCCGGGGCCGGCGAAGCTCAACAGTAACTCTGCGGTGCCACAGCTGCTTAACCCTCTCCTGGGGACAGGCCTGCTCG GGGAGATGTCATCTCTGAACACTACTCTGAACAACCATCAGCTCAGCCATCTCCAGTCGCTCCTCAACAACAATCAGATGTTTCCTTcaaatcagcagcagcagcagcagcagcagcagcagcagcaccttctcCAGGGCTACCAGAACGTGCAGGGCTTTCAAGGCCAGCCCCAAATTCCTGGCCCAGCCAACAACCCAAACCCCATGGCGTGTCTGTTCCAGAATTTCCAg GTGAGGATGCAGGAAGACGCCGCTGTCCTAAACAAAAGAATGATCAACCAGATGGGAATGGCGCCGGTTCCTGAGAGCTCCAACactctccttcctcccttccaggAGCCCCCCTGTGATCTGCAGCAGAGACCTGACCCATCCCTGGCCCAGCAGGCCAAGGAGAACCCCAACGCCGCCGCGGCCGCGGGCGACGCCTCGGTGGACGCCATCTACAAGGCGGTGGTGGACGCTGCCAGCAAGGGCGTGCCGGTGGTCATCACCACCGCCGGCTCCAGCTCCGCGCAGCCGAGCCCCATCCCCGCCCTGAGTGCCATGAGTGCCTTCACAGCCTCCATCGGGGACCCCCTGAACCTCTCCAGCGCCGTCAGCGCCGTCATCCACGGCCGCGGCGCCGCTGCCGAGCACGAGGGGCGCGCGCGGAACGCCCGGGGCACGCGGGTCCTGAAGAACTCGGAGCACGGCAAGAATTCCAGTGAAGGGGATGGGTACGAGTATTACAAATCAGCCACTTGTAACACGCCCAAAAAGCAGTGGGAAGGGGAGCAGAGCCCCGTGGGGGAGATAAACAGGTGGAAATGTGAGGAGTTCCTGGAGCACTCCGCCCACATCCACAGCAGCCCGTGCCACGAGAGGCCCAACAACATCTCCACGCTGCCGCTGCTGCAGGGGGAGCAGCACCAGGCCCTGCTGGCGCAGCGGAACTGTCAGAGCGAGAAAATGCTGGAGGAGAATTTCAGGTATAACAATTACAAAAGAACTATGATGAGTTTCAAGGAAAGACTGGAGAACACTGTGGAACGATGTGCACACATCAACGGGAACCGCCCGCAGCAGAACAGGGGCTTCGGAGAGTTGCTCAACACTTCCAAACAAGACCTGATCCTGGAAGAGCAATCTCCCAGTTCCTCCAATAGCTTGGAAAGTTCCTTAGTGAAAGACTACATCCATTACAATGGAGATTTTAATGCCAAAAGCATTAACGGGTGTGTGCCCAGCCCCTCGGATGCTAAGAGCATCAGCAGCGAGGAGGACCTGCGGAACCCCGACTCCCCCTCGTCCCACGAGCTCATCCACTACAGGCCGAGGACGTTTAACGTGGGCGACTTGGTCTGGGGCCAGATCAAAGGACTGACTGCCTGGCCTGGCAAACTTGGCAGAGAAGAAGAGGTTCACAATTCATGTCAACAGAACGCTGAGGAGGGGAAG
- the MBD5 gene encoding methyl-CpG-binding domain protein 5 isoform X2: MNGGKECDGGDTDGGPPAVQVPVGWQRRVDQSGVLYISPSGSLLSCLEQVKTYLLTDGTCKCGLECPLVLPKVFNFDPGAAVKQRTAEDVKADEDVTKLCIHKRKIIAVATLHKSMEAPHPSLVLTSPGGGTSATPVVPTRAATPRSMRNKSHEGITNSVMPECKTPFKLMMGASNAMGRLYVQEMAGSQQAELHPAYPRQRLGSNELGQKSPYRGSHGGMPSPASSGSQIYGDGSISPRTDPLGSPDVFTRNNPSFHGAPNSSPIHMTRTPLSPPSVMLHGSPIQSSCAMAGRTNIPLSPTLTTKSPVMKKPLCNFSAGMEIPRAMFHHKPPQGPPPPPPPPSCALQKKPLTSEKDPLGILDPIPSKPVNQNPVIMNPTTFHSSVHSQVPVMNVSMPPAVVPLPSNLPLPTVKPAHMNHGSHVQRVQHSASTSLSPSPVTSPVHMMASGIGRIEASPQRSRSSSTSSDHGNFLLPPVGPQSSCSGIKVPPRSPRSTIGSPRPSMPSSPSTKHDGLNQYKDIPNPLIAGMSNVLNPPNNAVFPAASAGSGSLKSQPGLLGMPLNQILNQHNAASFPASSLLSAAAKAQLANQNKLAGNNNNSSSNSGPVASGGSTEGHSTLNPMFPPAANVLLPTTEGQSGRAALRDKLMSQQKDPLRKRKQPTTTVLSLLRQSQLDSSGVSKAGSDLIRKPSQSSFPISSMSQLLQSMSCQSSHGSSNSSSGCGSSSSALPCPGTQLHLAEPALGSGGLAAPLAPGLPLRGEGLPCPSTNPGFGPAAGPAPSNHLAGLLNQMQASGSCGMLPQPGMALGNSLHPNPPQARLQAPSTPVIPNSIGSSCNQTSPEAGGSGPSSSIAIAGTSQAAITKTTSVLQDGVIVTTAAGTPLQQGQLPMGGEFPFAGHEHSLHFPQNSSSNNNLPHPLNQNLLNSLPLSLPVNQQHLLNQNLLNILQPSAGEGKSEVNLNPLGFLNPNVNAALAFLSGDMDGQVLQPVHFQLLAALLQNQAQAAAMLPMPSFNVTISDLLQQQNPPVPSVTQLPAPPEPLPDSSRVESLLSNPIPSFPGADPASNPLLLPAASGASALMALNPQLVGGVLSSGSHPEVSIATSSQATTTTTTTSSAVAALSVSALGGGTAVVSMAETLLNISSGAGSAPGPAKLNSNSAVPQLLNPLLGTGLLGEMSSLNTTLNNHQLSHLQSLLNNNQMFPSNQQQQQQQQQQQHLLQGYQNVQGFQGQPQIPGPANNPNPMACLFQNFQEPPCDLQQRPDPSLAQQAKENPNAAAAAGDASVDAIYKAVVDAASKGVPVVITTAGSSSAQPSPIPALSAMSAFTASIGDPLNLSSAVSAVIHGRGAAAEHEGRARNARGTRVLKNSEHGKNSSEGDGYEYYKSATCNTPKKQWEGEQSPVGEINRWKCEEFLEHSAHIHSSPCHERPNNISTLPLLQGEQHQALLAQRNCQSEKMLEENFRYNNYKRTMMSFKERLENTVERCAHINGNRPQQNRGFGELLNTSKQDLILEEQSPSSSNSLESSLVKDYIHYNGDFNAKSINGCVPSPSDAKSISSEEDLRNPDSPSSHELIHYRPRTFNVGDLVWGQIKGLTAWPGKLGREEEVHNSCQQNAEEGKVEPEKLKTLTEGLEAFSRARKRNRKSGKLNNHLEAAIHEAMSELDKMSGNVHQIPQGDRQVKPPKLKRRKISR; this comes from the exons atgaaTGGTGGGAAGGAGTGTGACGGAGGGGACACGGATGGAGGGCCACCAGCAGTGCAAGTTCCCGTTGGTTGGCAGCGGAGGGTGGACCAAAGTGGAGTTCTCTACATCAG TCCCAGTGGGTCTTTATTATCCTGCTTGGAGCAGGTGAAGACTTACTTGCTGACTGATGGAACGTGCAAGTGTGGCCTAGAATGTCCTCTTGTTCTTCCCAAG GTCTTTAATTTTgatcctggagctgctgtgaagCAGAGAACTGCTGAAGATGTTAAAGCGGACGAAGATGTCACCAAACTATGCATTCACAAAAGGAAAATCATTGCTGTGGCTACACTTCATAAAAGCATGGAAGCACCACATCCTTCACTGGTTCTAACTAGTCCTGGTGGTGGAACAA GTGCAACGCCGGTAGTTCCCACTCGAGCAGCAACTCCAAGGTCGATGAGGAATAAATCACATGAAGGAATTACAAATTCTGTGATGCCGGAATGTAAGACTCCTTTCAAGTTGATGATGGGGGCATCTAATGCCATGGGTAGGCTTTATGTGCAAGAAATGGCTGGAAGCCAGCAAGCAGAGCTCCATCCTGCCTATCCCAGGCAGAGATTGGGGAGCAATGAACTGGGGCAGAAGTCTCCGTACCGCGGCAGTCACGGGGGGATGCCCAGCCCGGCGTCATCGGGGTCGCAGATCTACGGGGACGGCTCCATCTCTCCCAGGACTGACCCGCTCGGAAGCCCCGATGTCTTCACAAGGAACAATCCCAGTTTTCATGGAGCACCCAACTCCAGTCCTATCCACATGACCAGGACGCCTCTGTCCCCGCCGTCAGTCATGCTCCACGGCTCTCCCATACAGTCATCCTGTGCAATGGCTGGAAGGACTAATATACCTCTGTCCCCTACCCTGACCACCAAGAGCCCAGTAATGAAAAAACCCCTGTGTAACTTTTCAGCTGGTATGGAAATACCACGAGCAATGTTCCACCATAAACCCCCCCAAGgcccacccccaccccctccaccGCCTTCTTGTGCTCTTCAGAAAAAGCCATTAACATCCGAGAAGGATCCTCTTGGCATACTGGACCCAATTCCCAGCAAACCGGTGAACCAGAACCCCGTGATCATGAACCCCACCACTTTCCACTCGAGTGTCCACTCTCAGGTACCCGTGATGAATGTAAGCATGCCCCCCGCCGTGGTGCCCCTGCCCAGCAACCTGCCCCTGCCCACTGTCAAACCCGCCCACATGAACCATGGCAGTCACGTCCAAAGGGTTCAGCACTCGGCTTCAACGTCCCTGTCCCCCTCGCCGGTGACGTCCCCCGTTCACATGATGGCATCCGGCATCGGAAGGATCGAGGCTTCTCCCCAAAGATCGCGTTCTTCTTCCACCTCGTCCGATCACGGAAACTTCCTGCTGCCTCCAGTAGGGCCACAGTCATCCTGTAGTGGTATCAAAGTCCCTCCCAGGTCCCCGAGGTCAACCATAGGGTCACCGAGGCCGTCTATGCCATCCAGCCCTTCCACCAAGCACGATGGACTTAATCAATACAAGGACATCCCTAACCCATTAATTGCTGGAATGAGTAATGTATTAAATCCTCCAAACAATGCAGTTTTTCCCGCTGCATCGGCTGGAAGCGGTTCCTTGAAGAGTCAGCCTGGTTTGCTGGGAATGCCTTTAAATCAGATCTTGAACCAGCACAACGCTGCCTCTTTTCCAGCAAGCAGTTTActctcagcagcagccaaagcacAGCTAGCAAATCAAAATAAACTTGCTGGTAACAACAATAACAGCAGTAGCAATTCTGGACCTGTTGCCAGCGGCGGCAGCACCGAAGGACACAGCACTTTAAATCCCATGTTCCCTCCTGCTGCCAACGTGCTCCTCCCCACCACGGAAGGGCAGAGTGGCCGGGCAGCACTGAGAGATAAATTGATGTCTCAGCAAAAGGATCCTCTGAGGAAAAGGAAGCAGCCGACCACCACGGTGCTGAGCTTGCTGAGACAGTCTCAGTTGGACAGCTCTGGGGTTTCCAAAGCTGGCTCTGATTTGATAAGAAAGCCAAGTCAAAGCTCCTTCCCCATCAGCTCCATGTCGCAGCTCCTGCAGTCCATGAGTTGTCAGAGCTCCCACGGGAGCAGCAATAGTTCCTCGGGCTGCGGGAGCTCCAGCagcgccctgccctgccccggcaCCCAGCTGCACCTGGCAGAGCCTGCGCTGGGCTCGGGCGGCCTGGCGGCCCCgctggccccggggctgcccctgcgcggggaggggctgccctgccccagcaccaACCCCGGCTtcggccccgccgccggcccggccccctCCAACCACCTGGCCGGGCTCCTCAACCAGATGCAGGCCAGCGGGAGCTGCGGGATGCTCCCCCAGCCAGGAATGGCCTTAGGAAACTCCTTACATCCCAACCCACCTCAGGCCAGACTCCAAGCACCCTCCACTCCAGTGATCCCAAACAGCATTGGGAGCAGCTGTAATCAAACGAGTCCTGAAGCAG GGGGTTCGGGACCGTCGTCATCGATAGCCATCGCTGGCACCAGCCAAGCTGCCATCACCAAGACCACATCTGTGCTCCAGGATGGTGTCATTGTCACCACTGCAGCTGGGACCCCTCTGCAGCAGGGCCAGCTGCCCATGGGGGGTGAGTTCCCCTTCGCTGGCCACGAACACTCGCTCCACTTCCCGCAGAACAGCTCTTCAAACAACAATCTGCCACATCCTCTGAATCAGAACCTCCTCAATTCCCTGCCTCTCTCTCTGCCGGTGAATCAGCAACATCTCCTAAACCAGAATCTCTTAAATATCCTCCAGCCTTCAGCAGGAGAAGGCAAGTCTGAGGTCAACCTCAACCCTTTAGGTTTTCTGAACCCGAATGTCAATGCTGCTTTAGCGTTCCTCTCCGGTGACATGGACGGGCAGGTTCTGCAGCCCGTGCacttccagctgctggcagcGCTGCTCCAGAAccaggcccaggcagctgccatGCTCCCCATGCCATCCTTCAACGTGACCATCTCCgatctgctgcagcagcagaaccccCCCGTGCCCTCGGTCACGCAGCTGCCGGCCCCCCCCGAGCCCCTGCCCGACAGCAGCAGGGTGGAGAGCCTCCTGTCCAACCCCATTCCCAGCTTTCCGGGCGCCGACCCCGCTTCCAATCCCCTGCTCCTGCCCGCCGCCTCCGGGGCCTCGGCGCTCATGGCCCTGAACCCCCAGCTGGTGGGGGGTGTCCTGAGCTCCGGCAGCCATCCCGAGGTGTCCATAGCCACCTCCTCCCaggccaccaccaccaccaccaccacgtCCTCGGCGGTGGCAGCGCTGTCGGTGTCGGCCCTGGGCGGGGGCACGGCCGTGGTGTCCATGGCGGAGACGCTGCTGAACATATCCAGTGGTGCCGGGAGCGCGCCGGGGCCGGCGAAGCTCAACAGTAACTCTGCGGTGCCACAGCTGCTTAACCCTCTCCTGGGGACAGGCCTGCTCG GGGAGATGTCATCTCTGAACACTACTCTGAACAACCATCAGCTCAGCCATCTCCAGTCGCTCCTCAACAACAATCAGATGTTTCCTTcaaatcagcagcagcagcagcagcagcagcagcagcagcaccttctcCAGGGCTACCAGAACGTGCAGGGCTTTCAAGGCCAGCCCCAAATTCCTGGCCCAGCCAACAACCCAAACCCCATGGCGTGTCTGTTCCAGAATTTCCAg gAGCCCCCCTGTGATCTGCAGCAGAGACCTGACCCATCCCTGGCCCAGCAGGCCAAGGAGAACCCCAACGCCGCCGCGGCCGCGGGCGACGCCTCGGTGGACGCCATCTACAAGGCGGTGGTGGACGCTGCCAGCAAGGGCGTGCCGGTGGTCATCACCACCGCCGGCTCCAGCTCCGCGCAGCCGAGCCCCATCCCCGCCCTGAGTGCCATGAGTGCCTTCACAGCCTCCATCGGGGACCCCCTGAACCTCTCCAGCGCCGTCAGCGCCGTCATCCACGGCCGCGGCGCCGCTGCCGAGCACGAGGGGCGCGCGCGGAACGCCCGGGGCACGCGGGTCCTGAAGAACTCGGAGCACGGCAAGAATTCCAGTGAAGGGGATGGGTACGAGTATTACAAATCAGCCACTTGTAACACGCCCAAAAAGCAGTGGGAAGGGGAGCAGAGCCCCGTGGGGGAGATAAACAGGTGGAAATGTGAGGAGTTCCTGGAGCACTCCGCCCACATCCACAGCAGCCCGTGCCACGAGAGGCCCAACAACATCTCCACGCTGCCGCTGCTGCAGGGGGAGCAGCACCAGGCCCTGCTGGCGCAGCGGAACTGTCAGAGCGAGAAAATGCTGGAGGAGAATTTCAGGTATAACAATTACAAAAGAACTATGATGAGTTTCAAGGAAAGACTGGAGAACACTGTGGAACGATGTGCACACATCAACGGGAACCGCCCGCAGCAGAACAGGGGCTTCGGAGAGTTGCTCAACACTTCCAAACAAGACCTGATCCTGGAAGAGCAATCTCCCAGTTCCTCCAATAGCTTGGAAAGTTCCTTAGTGAAAGACTACATCCATTACAATGGAGATTTTAATGCCAAAAGCATTAACGGGTGTGTGCCCAGCCCCTCGGATGCTAAGAGCATCAGCAGCGAGGAGGACCTGCGGAACCCCGACTCCCCCTCGTCCCACGAGCTCATCCACTACAGGCCGAGGACGTTTAACGTGGGCGACTTGGTCTGGGGCCAGATCAAAGGACTGACTGCCTGGCCTGGCAAACTTGGCAGAGAAGAAGAGGTTCACAATTCATGTCAACAGAACGCTGAGGAGGGGAAG